Proteins encoded by one window of Cloeon dipterum chromosome 4, ieCloDipt1.1, whole genome shotgun sequence:
- the LOC135942514 gene encoding uncharacterized protein LOC135942514, with product MQGSSVLLMQLLIASAAAASASMPAIHAPCPVDCVCELSGMPRRVDCAGRHLQNFPTDLHPSTQHLDLSNNQISALPPRLSHLAPQLETIILKNNSISTIPDDLFRGLTDLRSVDLSFNRLGAPFSGKIFSSNSRIFDFSLSGNWNLTQLPSLISSDLEILDLSLCGLSFVAGDAFSGLTALRSLNLSFNPLEAFPEGLAVKTLRQLDVSSCNLTTLAANSLARLPNIQQLQISRNKRLELPAEAPLRSKSLLELTADHCDLKGLALSQLPALTHGYFSCNKITGVHTGNFARNSALLEIDLSQNLIRELQHDLFMNAKQLVSVDLSSNRIESVGNDLFECCGALQFLNLSRNDIASLPDVLTMPSLVIFDLSRCRLQKLPTGPDFLSRMSNLNTLHLGHNELKSIPKLKSASLKSLDLSYCHLKQVGHENFRNLSKLHKINLSGNRLTNLNASTFRDNKNLGSLLLDDNPWFCNCTDPEFVRLWELTERLSEGSRNTLRCQDPDEKSGLLWEEACGQSLPATSPRDNTVLLTVILVACVATIVAAVMCSKRALHSGSKPGGSGGRRLRRNQPAVPAATASSDDDSDDAVSVRVPRARVRSEDTRQCTPCADRQQAAAAEQPPTYEEAVLLAASSVSVAIIDPVLSAADASDTESGASESESNVVATESRVTLYSSSPNGFDEFPLLITRGTCGDMSTIFACTRVGELGLERSGSSDDGTWMNLRGGFSTALLTGRGDSCGSTTTCSRISSISLGTKRFSCSSSQSSSMKRDTRLSSGELGVLSSALDISFISVPSSPPLGGGFRFLATSTVLIVATLATPSGLSSTLPLMAAYSSTPTNMARMIPRMTHDVADCCGLLSASSSGASSTCILPLISGAIITRLLVSTLSTFLFTIVTGASSSSCSGTGDATSSRAQTGGDLGHGGFRLFLLVHGQTEFVLLGGGGGLEVLDTGRNGFFLRHGLFGRLLGRHGVQVLVDLFGNLRVFLIFVIYHLVLNKFVLRDVFVLVHAVDGLVTQHQVFVLGQHEVFLLLRDDGRRDSLELFLHVVFRKLQGNVLFLGNLLGRRSDVQVGVRRVAEQLDLFARVDVFRRRVVYPVDGLLAIRKLAMRCQPALVLILLTFGLGCQAQDEEFDVPPKEEFDVPNNDCPVHCVCSQNTDLEVSVRCEDLQDGNGHKHLVADLTGQMQAMVTSLEVYNSSIHTLRESFLVGSRNFSLLRYLRLSFCEIEKIDLKAFKTAYSLEEVDLSNNILKGVLHAETFNLHCPNLVLLKLKNNPKLDLPVNKPFLKSQTLQEIDLSDCGVTHVYQQSFAKLQRLTYLNLENNAIEYVHPDAFAKLPHLEELNLAFNRIVNVPQTLPLSLQILSLRGNRVFNVSSLTELNPEIGISDLDVSQCDLDFLPVDLFYYLPELVNLNISHNQLTTLNAPFVLRQLQYLDVSYNALTGTLDKNLFTHTSRLETLRVSHNQGLELPEYGFLGDLTSLFYLDISGCGLRQIRTASIDTLTGLAHLNVSHNALTTIPAHIFRSLSHLSIVDLSFNSLKLIPATLFEDNAKLRHLILSHNEDLDGVLQNDLLANNAGLKLLDISYCSFDDLPESLPQSLTNLNIAGNPIEQPNQLLKLVQALPELENLQVGQVEWKCSFSVTFLRNALQTKGVRGERGVSWSNWHDGICPDDAAHQQMASFPIFTTDRNLMGTHFWSIVTFFLTLSMCVVIAVGSTVAYRSCRNRVRAKAASRKYHTLSESPSASPAPHRIYKETTVPISKADVQPVTFSRSFIFPRFPVTQSDLPVSYVEGKFHHDELVP from the exons ATGCAGGGGAGCAGCGTGCTGCTGATGCAGCTCCTCATCGCGAGTGCGGCCGCGGCCAGCGCGTCGATGCCCGCCATTCACGCCCCTTGTCCGGTCGACTGCGTTTGCGAGTTGAGCGGCATGCCTCGCAGGGTGGACTGCGCAGGACGGCATTTGCAGAATTTCCCTACTGATCTGCACCCCTCCACGCAG CACTTGGACTTGTCAAACAACCAAATATCCGCTTTGCCACCGCGGCTGAGTCATCTCGCACCGCAGCTGGAGACGATTATACTGAAGAACAACTCGATTTCCACCATTCCCGACGACCTGTTTCGCGGGCTGACGGACCTGCGCTCCGTCGACCTCTCGTTCAACCGACTAGGCGCGCCGTTTTCCGGCAAAATCTTCTCGTCAAACTCGCGCATCTTCGATTTCTCGCTGAGCGGCAACTGGAATTTGACGCAATTGCCAAGCTTAATCAGCTCCGATTTGGAGATTCTCGACTTGAGTTTGTGCGGCTTATCTTTCGTGGCCGGAGACGCGTTTTCCGGCCTGACGGCGCTCAGGTCGCTCAACCTGTCCTTCAACCCCCTGGAGGCGTTCCCCGAAGGACTGGCGGTGAAGACGCTGCGCCAGCTGGACGTCAGTTCGTGCAACCTGACGACCCTGGCGGCGAACAGCCTGGCGCGCCTGCCCAACATCCAGCAGCTGCAGATCTCGCGGAACAAGAGGCTGGAGCTACCTGCCGAGGCGCCGCTGCGGTCCAAGTCGCTGCTCGAGCTGACCGCCGACCACTGCGACCTGAAGGGTCTGGCCCTGTCGCAGCTGCCGGCGCTCACGCACGGCTACTTCAGCTGCAACAAAATCACCGGCGTCCACACGGGCAACTTCGCGAGGAATTCGGCCCTGCTGGAGATCGACCTGAGCCAGAACCTGATCCGCGAGCTGCAGCACGACCTGTTCATGAACGCCAAGCAGCTCGTGTCGGTCGACCTGTCGAGCAACAGGATCGAGTCGGTGGGCAACGACCTGTTCGAATGCTGCGGCGCCCTGCAGTTCCTGAACCTGTCGCGCAACGACATCGCCAGTCTGCCCGACGTCCTCACCATGCCCTCGCTGGTGATTTTCGACCTGAGCCGCTGCCGCCTGCAGAAACTGCCCACGGGGCCCGACTTCCTCAGCCGCATGAGCAACCTGAACACCCTCCACCTGGGCCACAACGAACTCAAGTCGATTCCCAAACTCAAGTCGGCCTCCCTGAAGAGCCTGGACCTGAGCTACTGCCACCTGAAGCAGGTGGGCCACGAAAACTTTCGCAACCTGAGCAAGCTGCACAAAATCAACCTCTCGGGCAACCGGCTGACCAACCTGAACGCCAGCACGTTCCGGGACAACAAAAACCTGGGCAGCCTGTTGCTGGACGACAACCCCTGGTTCTGCAACTGCACCGACCCTGAGTTCGTGCGGCTCTGGGAGCTGACGGAGCGGCTCTCCGAGGGCAGCAGGAACACGCTGCGCTGCCAGGACCCTGACGAGAAGAGCGGCCTGCTGTGGGAGGAGGCGTGCGGCCAGTCGCTGCCGGCCACCTCGCCCAGGGACAACACCGTCCTGCTGACCGTCATCCTGGTGGCGTGCGTGGCCACCATCGTGGCCGCCGTCATGTGCTCCAAGCGGGCCCTGCACTCGGGCAGCAAGcccggcggcagcggcggccgccgcctccgccgcaaCCAGCCCGCCGTCCCCGCGGCGACGGCCTCCTCGGACGACGACTCGGACGACGCCGTGTCGGTGCGCGTGCCGCGCGCCAGGGTGCGCAGCGAGGATACGCGTCAGTGCACGCCCTGCGCCGACAGGCAgcaggcggccgccgccgagcaGCCGCCCACCTACGAGGAGGCGGTTCTGCTCGCGGCCTCCTCGGTCAGTGTCGCCATAATTGACCCTGTTCTCAGTGCGGCCGACGCCTCGGACACGGAAAGCGGCGCCAGTGAGAGTGAAAGTAATGTTGTTGCCACAGAGTCTCGAGTCA CACTTTACTCCTCCTCTCCGAACGGGTTTGACGAATTTCCGTTGCTGATAACGCGCGGCACCTGCGGCGACATGTCGACCATTTTCGCGTGCACCAGGGTGGGCGAGTTGGGGCTGGAACGCTCCGGCTCGTCCGACGACGGCACGTGGATGAACTTGCGCGGCGGCTTCTCGACGGCGTTGTTGACCGGGCGGGGCGACTCCTGCGGCTCCACCACCACCTGCTCCAGGATCTCGTCCATCTCCTTGGGCACGAAGCGCTTCAGCTGCTCGTCGTCGCAGTCCTCGTCGATGAAGCGCGACACGCGACTCTCGAGCGGCGAACTCGGCGTGCTGAGCAGCGCCCTGGACATTTCCTTCATCTCGGTGCCCTCCTCGCCGCCGCTCGGCGGTGGCTTCCGGTTCTTGGCCACCTCGACCGTGCTGATTGTGGCCACCTTGGCCACGCCGTCGGGTCTGTCCTCCACCTTGCCCTTGATGGCCGCGTACAGCAGCACCCCGACGAACATGGCCAGGATGATTCCGAGGATGACCCACGACGTGGCCGACTGTTGCGGACTGCTGTCCGCGTCCTCCTCCGGCGCCTCGTCCACCTGCATCTTGCCGCTCATCTCGGGCGCCATCATCACCAGGTTGTTGGTCTCCACGTTGTCCACCTTCTTGTTCACGATCGTGACCGGAGCGTCTTCTTCGTCCTGCTCGGGCACGGGCGACGCCACGTCCTCG AGGGCTCAGACTGGCGGTGACCTCGGCCACGGTGGGTTCCGGCTCTTCCTCCTTGTCCACGGGCAAACGGAATTCGTCCTCCTTGGCGGCGGGGGTGGCCTCGAGGTCCTGGACACTGGCCGCAACGGCTTTTTCCTCCGGCACGGCCTTTTCGGTCGGCTTCTCGGACGGCACGGCGTCCAGGTTTTGGTCGACCTCTTCGGCAATCTCCGGGTTTTCCTCATCTTTGTAATCTACCACCTTGTGCTCAATAAATTCGTGCTCCGTGACGTTTTCGTCCTCGTCCACGCCGTCGACGGGCTGGTCACTCAGCATCAGGTCTTCGTCCTGGGGCAGCATGAAGTCTTCCTCCTTCTCCGTGACGACGGCCGGCGTGACAGCCTTGAACTCTTCCTCCACGTCGTCTTCCGGAAACTGCAAGGGAATGTCCTTTTCTTGGGAAATCTTCTCGGGCGGAGGAGCGACGTCCAGGTGGGCGTCAGACGCGTCGCCGAGCAACTCGACCTCTTCGCTAGGGTCGACGTCTTTCGGCGGAGAGTCGTCTATCCTGTCGATGGTCTCCTCG CAATTAGAAAATTAGCGATGAGGTGCCAGCCTGCGCTCGTCCTGATTCTTCTCACCTTCGGACTTGGGTGTCAAGCGCAGGATGAAGAATTCGACGTCCCGCCCAAAGAAGAATTCGACGTCCCCAACAATGACTGCCCTGTCCATTGTGTTTGCAGCCAAAATACCGACCTGGAAGTCAGTGTCAGGTGCGAGGATCTGCAGGACGGCAATGGGCACAAACACCTGGTGGCCGACCTGACCGGCCAGATGCAGGCCATGGTCACCTCGCTGGAGGTGTACAACTCGAGCATCCATACCCTGAGGGAGAGCTTTTTGGTCGGTTCCAGGAACTTCAGCCTCCTGCGCTACCTGAGACTCAGCTTTTGCGAAATCGAGAAAATCGACCTGAAGGCGTTCAAGACCGCGTACTCCCTGGAGGAGGTTGATCTTTCCAACAACATCCTCAAAGGCGTCCTCCACGCGGAGACGTTCAACCTGCACTGCCCCAACCTGGTGCTGTTGAAGCTGAAAAACAATCCGAAACTCGACCTGCCGGTCAACAAGCCGTTCCTCAAGTCGCAGACCCTTCAGGAAATCGACCTTTCCGACTGCGGCGTCACCCACGTCTACCAGCAGTCCTTCGCGAAATTGCAGCGGTTGACTTACCTCAACCTGGAGAACAACGCCATCGAGTACGTCCACCCTGACGCGTTCGCAAAATTGCCGCACCTGGAGGAGCTCAACCTGGCCTTCAACAGGATCGTCAACGTTCCGCAAACCTTGCCGCTGAGTCTGCAAATCCTGAGTTTGCGCGGCAACCGCGTCTTCAACGTCTCGTCCCTGACCGAGCTGAATCCGGAAATCGGCATCAGCGACCTGGACGTCAGTCAGTGCGACCTGGACTTCCTCCCGGTCGACCTCTTCTACTACCTGCCTGAGTTGGTCAACCTGAACATCAGCCATAACCAGCTGACCACCTTGAACGCGCCGTTCGTTCTGCGCCAGCTGCAGTACCTGGACGTCTCGTACAACGCCCTGACAGGCACCCTGGACAAAAATCTGTTCACGCACACGTCCAGACTGGAAACCCTGAGGGTGAGTCACAACCAAGGCCTGGAACTCCCCGAATACGGCTTCCTGGGCGACCTGACGTCCCTGTTCTACCTCGACATCTCAGGGTGCGGCCTGCGGCAGATCAGGACGGCCTCGATCGACACCCTCACCGGTTTGGCCCACCTGAACGTGAGCCACAACGCCCTGACCACCATTCCCGCCCACATCTTCCGATCTTTGTCGCACCTGAGCATCGTCGACCTGTCCTTCAACAGCCTCAAGCTCATCCCTGCCACCCTTTTCGAGGACAACGCGAAACTGAGGCACCTGATCCTGAGCCACAACGAGGACCTGGACGGCGTCTTGCAGAACGACCTGCTGGCGAACAACGCTGGGCTGAAACTGCTGGACATCTCCTACTGCAGCTTCGACGACCTTCCCGAGAGCCTTCCCCAGAGCCTGACCAACCTGAACATCGCCGGAAACCCCATCGAGCAGCCGAACCAACTGCTCAAACTGGTGCAAGCGCTGCCCGAGCTGGAGAACCTGCAGGTCGGGCAGGTCGAGTGGAAATGCTCCTTCTCCGTCACATTCCTGAGGAACGCCCTGCAGACCAAGGGGGTGCGCGGCGAGCGGGGCGTCAGCTGGAGCAACTGGCACGACGGCATCTGCCCTGACGACGCGGCGCACCAACAGATGGCCAGCTTCCCGATTTTCACGACCGACAGAAACCTGATGGGCACGCACTTCTGGTCCATCGTGACCTTCTTCCTCACCCTGTCGATGTGCGTGGTGATCGCCGTCGGCAGCACCGTCGCCTACAGGAGCTGCAGGAACAGGGTGCGCGCCAAGGCCGCGAGCCGCAAGTACCACACCCTGAGCGAGTCTCCGTCGGCGTCGCCGGCGCCGCACCGCATTTACAAGGAGACCACCGTGCCCATCAGCAAGGCGGACGTGCAGCCGGTCACCTTCAGCAGGAGCTTCATCTTCCCCCGATTCCCTGTGACTCAGTCCGATCTGCCGGTGTCGTACGTCGAAGGAAAATTCCACCACGACGAGCTCGTGCCGTGA
- the LOC135944719 gene encoding titin-like isoform X1 — translation MRDTPFNGGSRKMIHVEGRAARKIALSERFAMKPCSVALLTLILGAACTLAAASGYPTAAPVKYIEKNETCPEQCFCTPLEDKIEVVCPTEETIDRIDDSPPKDVDPSEEVELLGDASDAHLDVAPPPEKISQEKDIPLQFPEDDVEEEFKAVTPAVVTEKEEDFMLPQDEDLMLSDQPVDGVDEDENVTEHEFIEHKVVDYKDEENPEIAEEVDQNLDAVPSEKPTEKAVPEEKAVAASVQDLEATPAAKEDEFRLPVDKEEEPEPTVAEVTASLSPLANKPDYPSSEESEIPDVPLVFNDSVEDSGSTEDVASPVPEQDEEDAPVTIVNKKVDNVETNNLVMMAPEMSGKMQVDEAPEEDADSSPQQSATSWVILGIILAMFVGVLLYAAIKGKVEDRPDGVAKVATISTVEVAKNRKPPPSGGEEGTEMKEMSRALLSTPSSPLESRVSRFIDEDCDDEQLKRFVPKEMDEILEQVVVEPQESPRPVNNAVEKPPRKFIHVPSSDEPERSSPNSPTLVHAKMVDMSPQVPRVISNGNSSNPFGEEE, via the exons ATGCGAGACACGCCATTTAACGGTGGTTCAAGAAAGATGATTCACGTTGAAGGCCGGGCcgcaagaaaaattgcattaagcGAGCGCT tTGCGATGAAGCCCTGCAGCGTCGCGCTGTTGACCCTGATTTTGGGTGCAGCCTGCACCCTGGCGGCAGCCTCCGGCTATCCCACGGCGGCCCCAGTGAAATACATCGAGAAAAACGAGACGTGCCCGGAACAATGCTTTTGCACGCCGTTGGAGGACAAGATCGAGGTCGTTTGTCCCACCGAGGAGACCATCGACAGGATAGACGACTCTCCGCCGAAAGACGTCGACCCTAGCGAAGAGGTCGAGTTGCTCGGCGACGCGTCTGACGCCCACCTGGACGTCGCTCCTCCGCCCGAGAAGATTTCCCAAGAAAAGGACATTCCCTTGCAGTTTCCGGAAGACGACGTGGAGGAAGAGTTCAAGGCTGTCACGCCGGCCGTCGTCACGGAGAAGGAGGAAGACTTCATGCTGCCCCAGGACGAAGACCTGATGCTGAGTGACCAGCCCGTCGACGGCGTGGACGAGGACGAAAACGTCACGGAGCACGAATTTATTGAGCACAAGGTGGTAGATTACAAAGATGAGGAAAACCCGGAGATTGCCGAAGAGGTCGACCAAAACCTGGACGCCGTGCCGTCCGAGAAGCCGACCGAAAAGGCCGTGCCGGAGGAAAAAGCCGTTGCGGCCAGTGTCCAGGACCTCGAGGCCACCCCCGCCGCCAAGGAGGACGAATTCCGTTTGCCCGTGGACAAGGAGGAAGAGCCGGAACCCACCGTGGCCGAGGTCACCGCCAGTCTGAGCCCTCTGGCGAATAAACCGGATTATCCTTCCTCCGAAGAGTCGGAAATTCCCGACGTGCCGTTGGTGTTCAACGATTCCGTGGAGGATTCTGGCAGCACCGAGGACGTGGCGTCGCCCGTGCCCGAGCAGGACGAAGAAGACGCTCCGGTCACGATCGTGAACAAGAAGGTGGACAACGTGGAGACCAACAACCTGGTGATGATGGCGCCCGAGATGAGCGGCAAGATGCAGGTGGACGAGGCGCCGGAGGAGGACGCGGACAGCAGTCCGCAACAGTCGGCCACGTCGTGGGTCATCCTCGGAATCATCCTGGCCATGTTCGTCGGGGTGCTGCTGTACGCGGCCATCAAGGGCAAGGTGGAGGACAGACCCGACGGCGTGGCCAAGGTGGCCACAATCAGCACGGTCGAGGTGGCCAAGAACCGGAAGCCACCGCCGAGCGGCGGCGAGGAGGGCACCGAGATGAAGGAAATGTCCAGGGCGCTGCTCAGCACGCCGAGTTCGCCGCTCGAGAGTCGCGTGTCGCGCTTCATCGACGAGGACTGCGACGACGAGCAGCTGAAGCGCTTCGTGCCCAAGGAGATGGACGAGATCCTGGAGCAGGTGGTGGTGGAGCCGCAGGAGTCGCCCCGCCCGGTCAACAACGCCGTCGAGAAGCCGCCGCGCAAGTTCATCCACGTGCCGTCGTCGGACGAGCCGGAGCGTTCCAGCCCCAACTCGCCCACCCTGGTGCACGCGAAAATGGTCGACATGTCGCCGCAGGTGCCGCGCGTTATCAGCAACGGAAATTCGTCAAACCCGTTCGGAGAGGAGGAGTAA
- the LOC135944719 gene encoding titin-like isoform X2, giving the protein MKPCSVALLTLILGAACTLAAASGYPTAAPVKYIEKNETCPEQCFCTPLEDKIEVVCPTEETIDRIDDSPPKDVDPSEEVELLGDASDAHLDVAPPPEKISQEKDIPLQFPEDDVEEEFKAVTPAVVTEKEEDFMLPQDEDLMLSDQPVDGVDEDENVTEHEFIEHKVVDYKDEENPEIAEEVDQNLDAVPSEKPTEKAVPEEKAVAASVQDLEATPAAKEDEFRLPVDKEEEPEPTVAEVTASLSPLANKPDYPSSEESEIPDVPLVFNDSVEDSGSTEDVASPVPEQDEEDAPVTIVNKKVDNVETNNLVMMAPEMSGKMQVDEAPEEDADSSPQQSATSWVILGIILAMFVGVLLYAAIKGKVEDRPDGVAKVATISTVEVAKNRKPPPSGGEEGTEMKEMSRALLSTPSSPLESRVSRFIDEDCDDEQLKRFVPKEMDEILEQVVVEPQESPRPVNNAVEKPPRKFIHVPSSDEPERSSPNSPTLVHAKMVDMSPQVPRVISNGNSSNPFGEEE; this is encoded by the coding sequence ATGAAGCCCTGCAGCGTCGCGCTGTTGACCCTGATTTTGGGTGCAGCCTGCACCCTGGCGGCAGCCTCCGGCTATCCCACGGCGGCCCCAGTGAAATACATCGAGAAAAACGAGACGTGCCCGGAACAATGCTTTTGCACGCCGTTGGAGGACAAGATCGAGGTCGTTTGTCCCACCGAGGAGACCATCGACAGGATAGACGACTCTCCGCCGAAAGACGTCGACCCTAGCGAAGAGGTCGAGTTGCTCGGCGACGCGTCTGACGCCCACCTGGACGTCGCTCCTCCGCCCGAGAAGATTTCCCAAGAAAAGGACATTCCCTTGCAGTTTCCGGAAGACGACGTGGAGGAAGAGTTCAAGGCTGTCACGCCGGCCGTCGTCACGGAGAAGGAGGAAGACTTCATGCTGCCCCAGGACGAAGACCTGATGCTGAGTGACCAGCCCGTCGACGGCGTGGACGAGGACGAAAACGTCACGGAGCACGAATTTATTGAGCACAAGGTGGTAGATTACAAAGATGAGGAAAACCCGGAGATTGCCGAAGAGGTCGACCAAAACCTGGACGCCGTGCCGTCCGAGAAGCCGACCGAAAAGGCCGTGCCGGAGGAAAAAGCCGTTGCGGCCAGTGTCCAGGACCTCGAGGCCACCCCCGCCGCCAAGGAGGACGAATTCCGTTTGCCCGTGGACAAGGAGGAAGAGCCGGAACCCACCGTGGCCGAGGTCACCGCCAGTCTGAGCCCTCTGGCGAATAAACCGGATTATCCTTCCTCCGAAGAGTCGGAAATTCCCGACGTGCCGTTGGTGTTCAACGATTCCGTGGAGGATTCTGGCAGCACCGAGGACGTGGCGTCGCCCGTGCCCGAGCAGGACGAAGAAGACGCTCCGGTCACGATCGTGAACAAGAAGGTGGACAACGTGGAGACCAACAACCTGGTGATGATGGCGCCCGAGATGAGCGGCAAGATGCAGGTGGACGAGGCGCCGGAGGAGGACGCGGACAGCAGTCCGCAACAGTCGGCCACGTCGTGGGTCATCCTCGGAATCATCCTGGCCATGTTCGTCGGGGTGCTGCTGTACGCGGCCATCAAGGGCAAGGTGGAGGACAGACCCGACGGCGTGGCCAAGGTGGCCACAATCAGCACGGTCGAGGTGGCCAAGAACCGGAAGCCACCGCCGAGCGGCGGCGAGGAGGGCACCGAGATGAAGGAAATGTCCAGGGCGCTGCTCAGCACGCCGAGTTCGCCGCTCGAGAGTCGCGTGTCGCGCTTCATCGACGAGGACTGCGACGACGAGCAGCTGAAGCGCTTCGTGCCCAAGGAGATGGACGAGATCCTGGAGCAGGTGGTGGTGGAGCCGCAGGAGTCGCCCCGCCCGGTCAACAACGCCGTCGAGAAGCCGCCGCGCAAGTTCATCCACGTGCCGTCGTCGGACGAGCCGGAGCGTTCCAGCCCCAACTCGCCCACCCTGGTGCACGCGAAAATGGTCGACATGTCGCCGCAGGTGCCGCGCGTTATCAGCAACGGAAATTCGTCAAACCCGTTCGGAGAGGAGGAGTAA